A genomic stretch from Neosynechococcus sphagnicola sy1 includes:
- a CDS encoding aminotransferase class I/II-fold pyridoxal phosphate-dependent enzyme, whose product MLALTHRQEFLATIPETLRERSQLIHRLSQHPTLQVWPSAANFVYLQLHQGQPSLAWLCQQLKAEGTLVRHTGGGLRITIGSPVENRRTCDRLSKILEPMPSPAA is encoded by the coding sequence CTGTTAGCCCTCACCCACCGCCAGGAATTCCTGGCCACAATTCCCGAAACCCTGAGGGAACGATCTCAGCTCATTCACCGCTTGAGCCAGCATCCTACCCTCCAGGTCTGGCCCAGTGCAGCCAATTTTGTCTATCTGCAACTCCACCAGGGACAACCTTCTCTGGCTTGGCTGTGTCAGCAACTCAAAGCCGAGGGTACCTTGGTGCGTCATACTGGCGGTGGCTTGCGGATTACCATTGGCAGTCCCGTAGAAAATCGCCGCACCTGCGATCGCCTGAGTAAAATTCTGGAGCCTATGCCCTCCCCTGCCGCATGA
- a CDS encoding GNAT family N-acetyltransferase produces the protein MSPQFPLSTSPGLLPARVLTSIQPPLQISAAQPQHLQGLATILTDSFHPTLRSLSWFYALLRAGIYEDLRHRLRHASPYDICLIALDLDPSSSTLPMPLMGTVELGVRSLAPPWQIRPAVPYLSNLAVDAAFRGRGIAKQLLLACEGIVLAWEFQDLYLHVLENNYPARRLYEQMGYQLQQVDGYWGVRLWRQPRRLLLHKPLNGAATFPGVLELPSC, from the coding sequence ATGTCGCCCCAGTTCCCGCTCTCTACATCTCCTGGACTCCTACCAGCAAGGGTTTTAACGTCAATCCAGCCTCCCTTACAAATCTCTGCGGCCCAACCTCAGCATCTCCAGGGGTTAGCTACCATCCTCACGGATAGTTTTCATCCAACGCTCCGTTCCCTGTCCTGGTTCTATGCACTGCTGCGGGCTGGCATCTATGAAGACCTGCGCCATCGCCTGCGCCATGCTTCCCCCTATGACATCTGTTTGATTGCCCTGGATTTAGACCCATCCTCTTCGACTCTCCCCATGCCTCTGATGGGCACCGTTGAGTTGGGAGTGCGCTCCCTTGCCCCTCCTTGGCAGATTCGCCCTGCCGTTCCCTATCTATCGAATTTGGCAGTGGATGCTGCTTTCCGGGGGCGGGGAATTGCCAAACAGCTGTTGCTGGCCTGTGAAGGCATTGTCCTGGCTTGGGAATTTCAAGATCTCTACCTCCATGTTTTGGAGAATAACTATCCAGCTCGCAGACTGTACGAGCAAATGGGCTACCAATTGCAGCAGGTGGATGGTTACTGGGGTGTCCGGTTGTGGCGGCAACCTCGACGCTTGTTATTACACAAACCCCTGAACGGCGCAGCGACATTCCCTGGTGTTCTGGAACTGCCATCCTGTTAG
- the rsgA gene encoding small ribosomal subunit biogenesis GTPase RsgA produces MVLDSPAHSSKHDEPPLLGRVVSVQANYYQVQLEPGSGAGSNDIAPAGEAAQLLCTRRARLKKIGQHVMVGDRVRIEEPDWSGGRGAIAEVLPRHTSLDRPPIANVNQILLVFALAEPSLEPYQLSRFLVKAESTGIDVCLCLSKSDLISPEQQQQWQTRLEGWGYPSLLLSTCTGEGLNQLQTALSQRITVVCGPSGVGKSSLINRLIPNAQLRVGQISGKLSRGRHTTRHVQLLEMPGGGLVADTPGFNQPDLTCTPTDLGTHFPEIQQRLSACQFNNCFHRDEPNCAVRGDWERYQHYLYFLAALQQPLLQHEAKIESNVKLKSKHAGQSRYEPKLAPKKYRQISRRQQQQSLQDLFRDGS; encoded by the coding sequence ATGGTTTTGGACAGCCCTGCCCACTCCTCCAAGCATGATGAACCGCCTCTACTGGGACGCGTTGTCTCGGTTCAGGCCAACTACTATCAGGTGCAGCTAGAGCCAGGATCAGGAGCTGGAAGCAATGACATTGCTCCTGCTGGAGAAGCGGCCCAACTGCTGTGTACCCGGCGTGCCCGGCTGAAAAAAATTGGTCAACATGTGATGGTGGGGGATCGAGTCCGGATCGAAGAACCCGATTGGTCGGGGGGACGGGGGGCGATCGCCGAGGTGCTGCCGCGCCATACCTCCCTGGATCGACCTCCCATTGCCAATGTCAATCAAATTCTCTTAGTATTTGCCTTAGCAGAACCCTCCCTGGAGCCTTACCAGTTAAGTCGGTTTTTGGTGAAAGCAGAGTCAACGGGCATTGATGTGTGTCTCTGTCTCAGCAAAAGTGACTTGATCTCCCCAGAGCAGCAACAACAGTGGCAAACTCGCCTCGAAGGGTGGGGCTACCCGTCTCTGTTGCTCAGTACCTGTACGGGCGAGGGATTAAATCAACTTCAGACTGCTCTCAGTCAGCGGATTACCGTTGTCTGTGGGCCATCGGGTGTGGGCAAATCGAGTCTGATCAATCGGTTGATTCCGAACGCCCAATTACGGGTTGGACAAATCTCCGGCAAATTGAGTCGAGGACGGCACACCACCCGCCATGTGCAGCTCCTAGAAATGCCTGGAGGCGGCTTAGTTGCAGATACACCGGGCTTTAATCAGCCAGATTTGACCTGTACGCCAACGGATCTGGGCACCCATTTTCCGGAAATCCAGCAACGTCTTTCTGCCTGTCAGTTTAACAATTGCTTCCATCGGGATGAACCCAATTGTGCAGTTCGGGGAGATTGGGAGCGCTATCAGCACTATCTTTACTTCCTAGCGGCGTTACAACAACCGCTGTTGCAGCATGAGGCAAAGATTGAATCCAATGTCAAACTGAAGAGCAAGCATGCCGGACAATCTCGATATGAGCCGAAATTAGCTCCGAAAAAATACCGCCAGATCTCCCGGCGGCAACAACAGCAATCCCTGCAAGACCTGTTTCGGGATGGGTCGTGA
- a CDS encoding sulfurtransferase TusA family protein, which yields MEQLPLGTLLEVWLDAGEPIEQVPDSLRMEGYQVEQIQDRTDFFCPLGAETHLTTYGFGQPCPLLQA from the coding sequence TTGGAACAACTTCCCTTAGGGACGTTACTGGAAGTCTGGCTTGATGCAGGAGAACCGATTGAGCAGGTTCCTGACAGCTTGAGAATGGAGGGCTATCAGGTGGAACAGATTCAGGATCGCACCGACTTTTTTTGCCCTCTTGGTGCGGAGACCCACCTAACCACCTATGGTTTTGGACAGCCCTGCCCACTCCTCCAAGCATGA
- the dnaK gene encoding molecular chaperone DnaK yields the protein MGKVIGIDLGTTNSCVAVLEGGQPVVITNSEGGRTTPSMVGFGKAGDRLVGQLAKRQAVTNAENTVYSIKRFIGRRWDETDEERARVPYTCVRGRDSTVDVQIRGHVYTPQEVSAMILQKLKLDAENYLGEAVTQAVITVPAYFSDAQRQATKDAGTIAGLEVLRIINEPTAAALSYGLDKQDQEQRVMVFDLGGGTFDVSILQLGDGVFEVKSTSGNNHLGGDDFDNCVVRWMVDRFREQEGVDLSVDKMAIQRLREAAEKAKIELSSTVTTSINLPFITADETGPKHLEMELARAKFEELVAHLVEATIAPMELALKDCGLNHHQVERIVLVGGSTRIPAVQDAIRKFFGGKAPDRSVNPDEAVALGAAIQGGVIGGEVKDLLLLDVTPLSLGIETLGEVFTKIIERNTTIPTSRSQVFSTATDGQTSVEIHVLQGERAMARDNKSLGKFELTGIPPAPRGVPQIEVSFDIDANGILKVSARDKGTAREQSIQITNRGGLSDMEVHRMQQEAVLYAEADRKRKQMVELKNQADSLFYNYESTLRDHGSLLSQEFKAQAAQAVVELRAAIASNTTTIEDMKQRLESLQQILFAIGAAMYQHGDPEGANFAGSGYAPPGSDTATQIYSEDDTVTADYEAID from the coding sequence ATGGGTAAAGTTATCGGCATTGACCTAGGCACAACCAATAGTTGTGTTGCTGTTCTAGAGGGCGGTCAGCCTGTGGTGATCACCAACTCTGAGGGGGGACGAACCACTCCTAGTATGGTGGGATTTGGGAAGGCTGGCGATCGCCTCGTGGGGCAACTGGCTAAGCGTCAGGCCGTCACCAATGCTGAAAATACGGTCTACAGCATCAAGCGGTTTATTGGTCGTCGCTGGGATGAGACGGACGAGGAGCGGGCGCGGGTTCCCTATACCTGTGTGCGTGGGCGCGACAGTACGGTCGATGTCCAAATCCGAGGGCATGTTTATACGCCCCAGGAAGTCTCGGCCATGATTCTGCAAAAGTTAAAGCTAGATGCAGAGAACTATCTGGGTGAAGCAGTGACCCAGGCGGTGATCACGGTACCCGCCTATTTCAGCGATGCCCAGCGTCAGGCAACCAAGGATGCCGGGACGATCGCGGGACTGGAAGTACTGCGGATTATTAACGAGCCCACCGCCGCTGCCCTCTCCTATGGTTTGGATAAGCAGGATCAAGAACAGCGGGTGATGGTTTTTGATCTGGGCGGTGGCACCTTTGATGTCTCGATCCTCCAACTAGGGGACGGGGTCTTTGAGGTCAAATCCACCTCTGGAAATAACCATCTGGGGGGAGATGATTTTGACAATTGTGTTGTTCGCTGGATGGTTGATCGCTTCCGTGAACAAGAGGGGGTGGATCTATCCGTTGATAAAATGGCCATCCAACGACTGCGAGAGGCGGCAGAGAAAGCCAAAATTGAATTGTCTTCAACTGTCACCACCTCAATTAACCTGCCGTTTATTACCGCCGATGAGACAGGCCCTAAGCACCTGGAAATGGAATTGGCACGGGCCAAGTTTGAAGAACTGGTAGCCCATCTCGTAGAGGCAACCATCGCCCCCATGGAGCTCGCCCTAAAAGACTGTGGCCTCAACCATCATCAAGTGGAGCGCATTGTCCTAGTGGGGGGGTCAACGCGAATTCCCGCCGTCCAAGATGCGATTCGCAAGTTCTTTGGCGGTAAAGCCCCCGATCGTTCCGTCAACCCCGATGAGGCCGTCGCCCTTGGGGCTGCGATTCAGGGTGGGGTGATTGGGGGAGAAGTTAAGGACTTATTGCTGCTGGATGTGACGCCACTCTCCCTGGGGATTGAGACCTTGGGAGAGGTCTTTACGAAAATTATTGAGCGTAACACCACCATTCCCACCAGTCGCTCCCAGGTGTTTTCCACGGCCACTGATGGGCAAACTTCCGTGGAGATCCATGTCTTGCAGGGGGAGCGAGCCATGGCACGGGATAATAAGAGCTTGGGTAAGTTTGAGCTGACCGGTATTCCGCCAGCTCCCCGAGGTGTACCTCAAATTGAGGTGTCCTTTGATATTGATGCCAATGGCATTTTAAAGGTCTCGGCACGGGACAAAGGCACAGCGCGGGAGCAGAGTATTCAAATTACCAATCGGGGTGGTCTCAGCGATATGGAAGTCCACCGGATGCAGCAGGAGGCCGTGCTCTATGCTGAAGCCGACCGTAAGCGCAAGCAGATGGTGGAACTCAAAAACCAAGCAGACAGTTTATTCTATAACTATGAATCAACCCTGCGGGATCATGGGAGTTTGCTCAGCCAAGAATTTAAGGCCCAAGCAGCGCAGGCGGTAGTTGAGCTCAGGGCTGCGATCGCCAGCAATACCACAACAATTGAAGACATGAAGCAACGGTTGGAGTCCCTGCAACAGATTCTCTTTGCTATCGGAGCTGCCATGTACCAACACGGAGACCCAGAGGGTGCTAACTTTGCGGGGAGTGGCTATGCTCCGCCTGGAAGTGACACCGCAACCCAGATCTATTCAGAAGATGACACGGTAACGGCAGACTATGAGGCCATTGATTGA
- the grpE gene encoding nucleotide exchange factor GrpE — protein sequence MIDEEKQPGEAQNLSAEAPDLTELSQDFVSVAATVQEGQDASDVSPVPGETDGEVQELEAAVLDSPAPLAELEQTIATLKTQLEERSGQYMRIAADFENFRKRTQKEKEDLELQIKCSTIGELLPVVDNFERARAQLKPQTDVESNIHKSYQSVYKLLVDCLKRVGVSPMRAEGKEFDPVLHEAVMREPTSLHPEGTVMEELVRGYVLGERVLRHALVKVAAPPEPEDSGVETEAS from the coding sequence ATGATCGATGAAGAAAAGCAGCCAGGAGAAGCGCAAAATCTCAGTGCTGAGGCTCCAGATTTAACCGAGTTATCCCAGGATTTCGTTTCAGTTGCGGCAACCGTTCAAGAGGGGCAGGATGCATCCGATGTCAGCCCAGTCCCAGGGGAAACAGATGGAGAGGTTCAGGAACTAGAGGCGGCAGTCCTAGACTCCCCGGCACCCCTAGCCGAGCTAGAGCAAACGATCGCAACCCTCAAGACACAACTTGAGGAGCGCAGCGGCCAGTATATGAGGATTGCCGCTGATTTTGAGAACTTCCGGAAGCGCACTCAAAAGGAGAAAGAAGACCTGGAGTTACAGATTAAATGCTCCACCATTGGAGAACTTCTGCCCGTGGTCGATAATTTTGAGCGCGCTCGGGCTCAGCTCAAGCCCCAGACAGACGTTGAATCGAACATTCATAAAAGTTACCAGAGCGTCTATAAGCTTTTGGTGGACTGCCTGAAACGCGTGGGGGTTTCACCGATGCGTGCTGAAGGTAAGGAATTTGACCCGGTGCTTCATGAGGCCGTTATGCGTGAGCCGACCAGCCTGCACCCAGAAGGAACAGTGATGGAAGAGTTGGTCAGGGGTTATGTATTGGGAGAGCGCGTTTTACGCCATGCGCTGGTGAAAGTAGCTGCCCCTCCAGAACCCGAAGATAGCGGGGTAGAAACTGAAGCATCCTAA
- a CDS encoding GspE/PulE family protein, whose translation MTNSSSPRRALIVQNKFSPFGNKLIQTGYTNSEQMQRALVESRKTGKALPEVLESITGQQLSPDLLRQYKKQQLFELKILFGVESLDPEINQYPTSQISQLIDTLIPIDTCRRYRLVPLAKSETDPPSLLVAMVDPDNLEAQDELSNRILRPNGLTLQRVVVTQEDYQRLIAKYLDEHAERQQKIDPKTANASKQFREVNAEDLEIGDFGQLDLNDSDGEDDAEADLNAALGEASTAPIIATVNKILAKALTDGVSDIHIEPQEEYLRVRFRRDGVLQEPFSPLPKKIIPALISRFKIISDLDIAERRLPQDGRIRRVFQGRKVDFRVSTLPSRFGEKVVLRILDNSSTQLGLDKLISDPNTLGIVRDMASRPFGLILVTGPTGSGKSTTLYSILAERNDPGVNISTAEDPIEYGLPGITQVQVLRDKGVDFAAILRAFLRQDPDVILVGETRDKETAKTAIEAALTGHLVLTTLHTNDAAGAIPRLDEMGVEPFMVSGALLGVVAQRLMRRVCSECRIAYTPSREELARFGLAVSQPSEITFYKANTLIGEDLQAAKTNEKLCPKCNGGGYKGRCGVYEVMRVTEPLQLLINQGAPSERIKETAVEEGMVTLLAYSLNLVRQGLTTFEEVERVTFTDTGLAAELKAKRKSSLDCRICGAEVMQEWLDCFYCGTPRFQD comes from the coding sequence ATGACTAACTCCTCGTCCCCGCGACGCGCCCTCATAGTCCAGAATAAATTCTCTCCCTTTGGCAACAAACTGATCCAAACGGGTTATACCAACAGTGAGCAGATGCAGCGAGCCTTGGTAGAGAGCCGGAAGACTGGTAAGGCTCTACCAGAGGTGCTGGAATCGATTACGGGTCAACAGTTATCACCCGACTTGTTGCGGCAATACAAAAAACAACAACTCTTTGAGCTGAAGATCCTGTTTGGGGTTGAATCTCTTGACCCAGAAATTAATCAGTATCCCACCAGCCAGATCAGTCAGTTGATTGACACTTTGATCCCCATTGACACCTGCCGTCGCTATCGTCTCGTCCCCCTCGCCAAGAGTGAAACCGATCCCCCTTCCCTGCTGGTGGCAATGGTGGATCCTGACAACCTGGAGGCTCAGGATGAACTCAGTAACCGAATTTTGCGTCCCAATGGGTTGACCTTGCAGCGGGTGGTGGTCACCCAGGAAGATTACCAACGGTTGATCGCGAAGTATCTAGATGAACATGCGGAACGGCAGCAAAAGATAGATCCAAAAACTGCTAATGCCTCAAAGCAGTTTAGAGAAGTCAATGCCGAGGATCTAGAGATTGGGGATTTTGGGCAGTTAGATCTCAATGATTCTGACGGTGAAGATGATGCCGAAGCCGACCTCAACGCAGCTCTGGGAGAGGCTTCTACTGCTCCGATCATCGCAACGGTGAACAAAATCTTAGCAAAGGCTCTCACCGATGGTGTGTCGGATATTCATATTGAACCCCAGGAAGAGTACCTCCGGGTTCGTTTTCGCCGGGATGGTGTCCTTCAGGAACCCTTTTCCCCCCTGCCCAAGAAAATTATCCCGGCTCTGATTTCCCGTTTTAAGATTATCTCTGACCTAGACATTGCTGAACGCCGTCTGCCCCAAGATGGTCGGATTCGGCGGGTGTTTCAGGGACGGAAGGTGGACTTTCGCGTCAGTACCCTACCCAGCCGCTTTGGCGAGAAGGTGGTGCTGCGGATTTTGGACAACTCCTCCACCCAATTGGGCCTAGACAAGCTGATTAGTGATCCCAATACCTTGGGAATTGTCCGAGACATGGCATCCCGTCCCTTTGGATTGATTCTAGTCACGGGCCCCACTGGTTCTGGTAAATCGACCACCCTCTATTCAATTTTGGCAGAGCGGAATGATCCGGGGGTGAATATCAGTACCGCAGAAGATCCCATTGAATACGGTCTGCCGGGGATTACCCAGGTGCAGGTTCTCCGTGACAAGGGGGTGGACTTCGCGGCCATTCTCCGAGCCTTTCTGCGGCAAGATCCGGACGTGATTCTGGTGGGGGAAACCCGAGACAAGGAAACCGCCAAGACAGCGATTGAAGCGGCATTGACGGGACATTTGGTGTTGACCACCCTCCACACCAACGATGCTGCGGGAGCCATCCCCCGTCTGGATGAAATGGGGGTGGAACCCTTCATGGTTTCTGGGGCGCTGTTGGGGGTCGTTGCCCAACGATTGATGCGACGGGTATGCAGTGAATGTCGCATTGCCTACACACCCAGTCGCGAAGAACTAGCTCGATTTGGACTTGCAGTCTCTCAACCATCTGAAATCACATTCTATAAAGCCAATACCCTGATCGGCGAAGACTTGCAAGCCGCAAAAACGAATGAAAAACTATGTCCCAAGTGTAATGGCGGGGGGTATAAGGGACGCTGCGGGGTCTATGAGGTCATGCGAGTCACCGAGCCACTGCAACTGCTAATTAACCAGGGTGCCCCCAGTGAACGGATTAAGGAAACCGCCGTCGAGGAAGGTATGGTCACCCTCTTAGCCTATAGCCTCAACTTGGTGCGACAGGGACTCACCACCTTTGAAGAGGTGGAGCGTGTGACCTTTACAGATACGGGCTTGGCAGCTGAACTGAAGGCTAAGCGCAAGAGTTCACTGGATTGCCGCATCTGTGGTGCCGAGGTGATGCAAGAATGGCTAGATTGTTTCTATTGCGGGACACCACGGTTTCAAGATTGA